A portion of the Streptomyces platensis genome contains these proteins:
- a CDS encoding type I polyketide synthase, whose translation MTNDKKLVEYLKQATIDLRQSRRRIWELESEPIAIVGMACRYPGGVASPEDLWTLLSEGRDGMSAFPEDRGWDVEGLYHPDPENPGTSYVREGGFLQNAAEFDPGFFGISPHEALAMDPQQRLLLETAWETFERAGIDPGTLRGSKTGVYAGLMYHNYAARVIDVPDDIASFMSTGAVSSVVSGRISYLFGFEGPAITVDTACSSSLVALHQAVLALRAGDCDLALAGGVTVMATADTFVDFSYQRGLAADGRCKPFAAAADGTGWGEGVGLLLVERLSDAQRNGHPVLAVVRGSAVNQDGASNGLTAPNGPSQQRVIRQALANAHLSPSDVDAVEAHGTGTTLGDPIEAQALLATYGQDRPADRPLWLGGIKSNLGHTQAAAGVAGIIKMVLAMRHGVLPKTLHLDAPSPHVDWSAGAVELLAEARDWPAAERPRRAGVSSFGISGTNAHVVLEQAPADERAESGSAPAAPVASDPSGLVPWVLSARSRQALTAQAAGLAAFVDQQPELNPVDTGFSLVTTRAALDHRAVALATDRAGLRTAVSALATGDAAPGVLTGLVSDGKLGALFTGQGAQRLGMGRELYETYPVFARAWDEVCAELDGLLPRPLTEVVRGGGELLDQTQFAQAALFALEVALYRLVESRGVTPAVLLGHSIGEVTAAYLAGVWSLSDAAQLVAARGRLMQALPTGGVMVSVRASEDEVAPLLEGRDLVGIAAVNGPESVVLSGAEAEVAQVVAALEAEGRKVKRLRVSHAFHSPLMDPMLAEFRAVLGQLTYADAQLPLISNVTGALADSAELRNPEYWVRHVREAVRFHDGMRAAHAEGVTTFLELGPDGVLSAMGQDCLAEDGVFVPTLRKDRPEPEVATEALAGLWVRGVPVDWQSMLADGRRVELPTYAFQRQHFWLAGDAGVGDMTAAGLGAADHPLLGATVTLPDAVVLAGRLSLATHPWLADHAVLGAAVLPGSALVELAIRAGDQVDCDLIEELAVRLPLVLPERGGVQLRVVVAEPDEDGRRELAVYSRLEESPEQSWTVHAVGVLAAGAGAGAGTFGEAVWPPAGAEALSVEGCYDALGAAGFHYGPVFQGVQAAWRRGDEIYAEVTLPDEVTADAAKFGLHPALLDAALQPALDGLRLPVSWNGVRLHAVGATALRVKLSRAGDGFALLVADEAGGVVASVDAVRWEPVVPEQLTTSVPGEHHDSLFAVEWVSLPELPEASEAEGDDGLVLLHPSVAGESASVPDGVRAVTHQVLEQLQRWVADDRNADDRQANARLVVVTRGAVSVAGEPVDLVMAPLWGLVRSAQSEHPGRFVLVDVDDHEQSTAAIHAAVATGETELALREGALSAPRLTRLEPSAPSAPSGPPGQAVLSSTGTGTGTGTGTGTGTVWNPEGTVLITGGTGTLGSLIARHLVTAHGIRSLLLTSRRGPDAEGAAALLEELTALGAQVEIAACDAADRDALAELLAGIPADAPLTGVVHTAGVTSDGTLGSLTRESLDAVLRPKMDAAWNLHELTQDADLSAFVLFSSAAAVLGAAGQGNYATANTFLDTLARHRRNHGLPGTSLAWGLWAETSEITKQLSDTDLRRMARGGLVPLTAEEGVALFDAALTTDTALSIPIRLDLRALAASGEVAPVLRGLVPVRRRAATAGVGAGNALRDRLIGLPQADQDRALRELVTAQVALVLGYAGSGAVEASRAFKDLGFDSLTAVELRNRMDTATGLSLPATLLFDHPTPAALVRFLREELLGGQTATTVVRSRGTVDDEPIAIVGMACRFPGGVASPAELWDLLARGEDAVSDFPGDRGWDVERLYHPDPDHHGTSYVREGGFLRDVADFDPGFFGISPREATAMDPQQRLLLETSWEALEDAGIDPATLRGADTGVFVGTNGQDYGSFLAHSSAEVDGHLATGTAGSVVSGRISYTFGFEGPAVTVDTACSSSLVALHWAIQALRSGECSLALAGGVTIMSTPMEFIEFSRQRALAPNGRSKAFAESADGAGWGEGVGLLLVERLSDARRNGHPVLAVVRGSAVNQDGASNGLTAPNGPSQQRVIRQALANSGLQASDVDAVEAHGTGTTLGDPIEAQALLATYGQGRPEDRPLWLGSVKSNIGHAQAAAGVAGVMKMVLAMRHGVLPKTLHVDEPSSHVDWSSDAVELLTEARDWPESGQLRRAGVSSFGISGTNAHVVLEQAPDEAPAEPVEQARPGVLPWVLSARSERALLAQAGRLASFVKDREELDPVDVGFSLLSTRAGLEYRAVVLGADGEGLLDGLRGLAAGVDPAGVVRGATGTGAGSRVALVFPGQGSQWLGMADELLASSPVFAGRMAECGAALSEFVSWKLDEVLSDEDALARVDVVQPVLWAVMVSLAAVWEDCGVVPSAVVGHSQGEIAAACVAGVLSLRDGARAVALRSQAIGRVLAGRGGMVSVAASREAVQERIAKWGERVSVAAINGPTSTVISGEPDALQELLAECGEQEVRARQIPVDYASHGPQVEELREELATVLAEVRPGQGRIPFYSAVHASPLSGEELDAAYWFENLRNPVRFEEAIQALLADGHGVFVECSAHPVLTPGIEDTAQQESGSPVVVTGTLRRDEGGWPRFAHSLAQLWAHGVPVDWSTLLPTGRRIDLPTYAFQRQRYWLSASAGTQDAAGLGLQPVEHPLVPAAVSMAGTDTVVLTGRISAATHPWIADHTVRGVTILPGTGFVDLAIRAGDQVGCPRVEELVLEAPLILSDQGGVQLQVSVGAPDGQGRRSVTVHSRADDALDGEPWTGHATGLLGPDTADGSGTGLDVWPPQGATPVDLDGIYDQLAAAGVDYGPVFQGLREVWRQGDDLYAEVTLPQDQRDEAERFGLHPALLDSVLHALSWSPLAEQEGGPWMPFTWNGVSLFATGATTLRARLRTAPTGAVTLDIADGLGEPIASVDALRLRAVTATALTGAAPRDTLFRPEWTTLHGPKFTGSWAVLGADRAGLTAAFTGDGDTYADLAALTAAVEAGAPVPEAVLTVAPRSDQDGFLPGAVHGTVRDALELIQHWLADDRFATSRLVLVTSGAMAAEATDPVTDLPHAATWGLFRSAQSEHPGRFVLVDLDEQDSSAAALPEVIGSGEPQAVVRAGTPRAVRLARVHLTGEAPAFDAQGTVLITGGTGMIGTLVARHLVTQHGIRHLVLTSRRGAASPGAAELRDELAALGADVTLAACDAADRTALAELLAAVPQDRPLTAVVHAAGVVEDSVVTSLTPGHLDTVLRPKVDAAWNLHELTKDLGLSAFILFSSAAAHFGNAGQGNYAAANAFLDALAHHRRAEGLPAVSMAWSVWAERVQATDQSEEMRAERISAGAITAELGMVLFDHARRAGEPVLVPIPLDIPAIRALPKDRIPILLHGLMPGDTRRSAGTEGPGEKGWADRLIAMPADKQRETVLALVRTQVASVLAYESADQVEDHRPFKDLGFDSLTAVKLRNQLAAVGGLTLPATLVFDHPTPVALAEFLRAELVPAEADPSARLLAELDRIAAGLPEIDPDAAGRDKITARLRSILWQWDESRNGEGPENSEEDFDSATDDELFDALDNELGMS comes from the coding sequence GTGACCAACGACAAGAAACTTGTCGAGTATCTCAAGCAGGCCACCATCGATCTGCGGCAGAGCCGCCGCAGGATATGGGAGCTCGAATCGGAACCGATCGCGATTGTCGGCATGGCCTGCCGCTATCCCGGCGGGGTCGCCTCTCCCGAAGACCTGTGGACGCTGTTGTCCGAGGGCCGCGACGGCATGTCCGCCTTCCCGGAGGACCGGGGCTGGGACGTCGAGGGGCTCTACCACCCCGACCCGGAAAACCCCGGCACGTCCTATGTCCGGGAGGGCGGATTCCTCCAGAACGCCGCGGAGTTCGACCCGGGATTCTTCGGAATCTCACCGCACGAGGCGCTCGCGATGGACCCGCAACAGCGGCTGCTCCTGGAAACGGCGTGGGAGACCTTCGAACGCGCCGGAATTGACCCGGGAACCCTGCGGGGAAGCAAGACCGGGGTCTATGCCGGGCTGATGTACCACAATTACGCCGCGCGGGTCATCGATGTCCCCGACGACATCGCCAGCTTTATGAGCACCGGCGCGGTGAGCAGCGTGGTCTCCGGCCGTATCTCCTATCTGTTCGGCTTCGAAGGCCCCGCGATCACCGTGGACACCGCCTGTTCCTCCTCCCTGGTGGCCCTCCACCAGGCGGTGCTGGCGCTCCGTGCGGGGGACTGCGACCTCGCACTGGCCGGCGGCGTGACCGTGATGGCCACCGCGGACACCTTCGTCGACTTCTCCTACCAGCGCGGTCTCGCGGCGGACGGCCGCTGCAAGCCGTTCGCCGCCGCCGCGGACGGCACCGGCTGGGGCGAAGGCGTCGGCCTGCTGCTGGTCGAGCGGCTGTCGGATGCCCAGCGCAACGGCCACCCGGTGCTCGCGGTGGTGCGCGGGTCAGCCGTGAACCAGGACGGTGCGTCCAACGGCCTGACCGCACCCAACGGCCCCTCGCAGCAGCGGGTGATCCGGCAGGCGCTCGCCAACGCCCACCTCTCGCCGTCGGATGTCGACGCGGTGGAGGCGCACGGCACCGGTACGACCCTCGGCGACCCCATCGAGGCCCAGGCTCTGCTGGCGACCTACGGGCAGGACCGCCCGGCGGACCGCCCGCTCTGGCTGGGCGGCATCAAGTCCAACCTCGGGCACACCCAGGCCGCCGCGGGAGTTGCCGGCATCATCAAGATGGTGCTCGCCATGCGGCACGGCGTGCTGCCCAAGACCCTGCATCTGGACGCCCCTTCACCGCATGTGGACTGGTCCGCCGGCGCGGTCGAACTCCTCGCCGAAGCCAGGGACTGGCCGGCGGCCGAACGGCCCCGCCGGGCCGGGGTGTCCTCCTTCGGCATCAGCGGCACCAACGCCCATGTCGTCCTCGAACAGGCCCCCGCCGACGAGCGTGCAGAGTCCGGCTCCGCCCCCGCCGCCCCCGTGGCATCCGACCCGTCCGGCCTGGTGCCCTGGGTGCTGTCCGCCCGTTCCCGGCAGGCACTCACCGCACAGGCGGCCGGACTCGCCGCCTTCGTGGACCAGCAGCCGGAGCTGAACCCCGTGGACACCGGCTTCTCGCTGGTCACCACACGTGCCGCCCTCGACCATCGCGCGGTCGCCCTGGCCACCGACCGGGCCGGACTGCGCACCGCGGTGTCCGCCCTGGCCACCGGTGACGCCGCCCCCGGCGTGCTCACCGGACTGGTCAGCGACGGCAAACTCGGCGCGCTGTTCACCGGCCAGGGGGCGCAGCGGCTCGGGATGGGCCGTGAGTTGTATGAGACATATCCGGTGTTTGCGCGGGCCTGGGATGAGGTCTGCGCGGAGCTGGACGGTCTGCTGCCTCGGCCGCTGACGGAGGTGGTCCGGGGCGGGGGAGAGCTCCTCGACCAGACGCAGTTTGCGCAGGCGGCGCTGTTCGCGCTGGAGGTGGCGCTGTATCGGTTGGTGGAGTCGCGTGGTGTGACGCCGGCTGTGTTGCTGGGGCACTCGATTGGTGAGGTGACGGCTGCCTATTTGGCGGGTGTGTGGTCGCTGTCGGATGCGGCGCAGCTGGTGGCGGCACGTGGGCGGTTGATGCAGGCGCTGCCGACCGGTGGCGTGATGGTGTCGGTGCGGGCTTCGGAGGACGAGGTCGCGCCGCTGCTGGAGGGCCGGGACCTGGTCGGGATCGCCGCCGTCAATGGTCCGGAGTCCGTGGTGCTCTCGGGTGCTGAGGCTGAGGTGGCGCAGGTCGTCGCCGCTCTGGAGGCCGAGGGGCGGAAGGTCAAGCGGCTGCGGGTGAGCCATGCCTTCCACTCGCCGCTGATGGACCCGATGCTGGCCGAGTTCCGTGCCGTGCTGGGTCAACTCACCTATGCAGACGCCCAGTTGCCGTTGATATCGAACGTGACCGGCGCGCTGGCCGACTCTGCCGAACTCCGCAACCCCGAGTACTGGGTGCGGCACGTCCGGGAAGCCGTCCGTTTCCACGACGGTATGCGCGCCGCCCACGCCGAGGGGGTCACCACCTTCCTCGAACTCGGCCCGGACGGCGTTCTGTCCGCCATGGGACAGGACTGCCTGGCGGAGGACGGGGTCTTCGTGCCCACGCTGCGCAAGGACCGTCCCGAACCCGAGGTGGCGACGGAGGCTCTCGCCGGGCTGTGGGTCCGTGGGGTCCCCGTCGACTGGCAGTCGATGCTCGCCGACGGCCGCCGGGTGGAGCTGCCGACGTACGCCTTCCAGCGGCAGCACTTCTGGCTGGCCGGGGACGCCGGGGTCGGCGATATGACCGCCGCGGGTCTGGGCGCCGCCGATCACCCGCTGCTCGGCGCCACCGTGACCCTGCCGGACGCCGTGGTCCTGGCCGGCCGGCTGTCCCTGGCCACCCACCCCTGGCTCGCCGACCATGCCGTACTCGGCGCCGCCGTACTGCCCGGCTCGGCCCTGGTCGAACTCGCCATCCGGGCCGGGGATCAGGTCGACTGCGATCTGATCGAAGAACTCGCGGTGCGGCTGCCACTGGTTCTGCCGGAGCGCGGCGGAGTGCAGCTGCGCGTCGTCGTCGCGGAGCCCGACGAGGACGGCCGCCGGGAACTGGCGGTGTACTCGCGGCTTGAGGAGTCTCCGGAACAGTCCTGGACCGTGCACGCCGTGGGTGTGCTGGCGGCGGGTGCGGGTGCCGGGGCGGGGACGTTCGGTGAAGCGGTCTGGCCGCCGGCCGGTGCCGAGGCGCTCTCCGTGGAGGGCTGCTACGACGCACTCGGTGCCGCCGGATTCCACTACGGTCCCGTGTTCCAGGGCGTCCAGGCCGCCTGGAGGCGTGGCGACGAGATCTACGCCGAGGTCACCCTGCCGGACGAAGTCACCGCCGACGCAGCGAAGTTCGGGCTGCATCCGGCCCTCCTCGACGCCGCGCTGCAACCAGCGCTCGACGGGCTGCGGCTCCCCGTGTCCTGGAACGGGGTGCGCCTGCACGCAGTGGGTGCCACCGCGCTCCGGGTGAAGCTGAGCAGGGCAGGTGACGGGTTTGCGCTCCTCGTCGCCGATGAGGCTGGTGGTGTGGTCGCTTCCGTGGACGCGGTGCGCTGGGAGCCGGTGGTTCCCGAGCAGCTGACCACGAGCGTCCCGGGCGAGCACCACGACTCGCTGTTCGCGGTTGAGTGGGTGTCGCTTCCGGAACTTCCCGAGGCTTCCGAAGCCGAGGGTGATGACGGCCTCGTACTCCTGCATCCGTCGGTGGCCGGGGAGTCGGCTTCTGTTCCCGACGGTGTGCGTGCGGTGACCCACCAGGTGCTGGAGCAGCTTCAGCGCTGGGTCGCCGATGACCGGAACGCCGATGACCGGCAGGCCAATGCGCGGCTCGTGGTGGTGACCCGGGGCGCCGTCTCGGTTGCCGGTGAGCCGGTGGACCTGGTCATGGCGCCGCTGTGGGGGCTGGTGCGCTCGGCGCAGTCGGAGCACCCGGGCCGATTCGTGCTGGTCGATGTCGACGACCACGAGCAGTCCACCGCCGCGATCCATGCCGCCGTGGCCACTGGCGAAACCGAACTGGCCCTTCGGGAAGGGGCGTTGTCGGCACCCAGGCTCACCCGGCTCGAACCGTCCGCGCCGTCCGCACCATCTGGACCGCCTGGACAGGCCGTACTCTCCAGCACGGGCACGGGCACGGGCACGGGCACGGGCACGGGCACGGGCACGGTCTGGAACCCCGAGGGCACCGTACTGATCACCGGCGGCACCGGAACCCTGGGCAGCCTGATCGCCCGGCACCTGGTGACCGCACACGGCATCCGCAGCCTCCTGCTGACGAGCCGACGCGGCCCGGACGCCGAGGGCGCAGCCGCACTCCTTGAGGAACTCACCGCGCTGGGCGCCCAGGTGGAGATCGCCGCCTGTGACGCGGCGGATCGCGACGCCCTCGCCGAGCTGCTGGCGGGGATCCCGGCGGATGCCCCGCTGACCGGTGTCGTGCACACCGCCGGGGTCACCTCCGACGGGACCCTCGGCTCCCTCACCAGGGAAAGCCTGGACGCCGTGCTGCGGCCCAAGATGGACGCCGCCTGGAACCTGCACGAACTCACCCAGGACGCCGATCTCTCCGCGTTCGTCCTCTTCTCGTCGGCCGCAGCGGTACTGGGCGCGGCCGGACAGGGCAACTACGCCACCGCCAACACCTTCCTGGACACGCTCGCCCGCCATCGCCGGAACCACGGCCTGCCGGGCACCTCCCTGGCCTGGGGGCTCTGGGCCGAGACCAGCGAGATCACCAAGCAGCTCAGCGACACCGATCTGCGACGGATGGCCCGCGGCGGACTCGTCCCGCTCACCGCCGAGGAAGGCGTGGCCCTGTTCGACGCCGCGCTCACCACGGACACCGCGCTGTCCATCCCGATACGGCTGGACCTGCGGGCCCTCGCCGCCTCCGGCGAAGTGGCGCCCGTCCTGCGCGGACTGGTGCCGGTGCGCCGGCGTGCCGCCACGGCCGGCGTCGGTGCGGGTAACGCGTTGCGGGACCGTCTCATCGGTCTGCCGCAGGCCGACCAGGACCGGGCGCTGCGGGAACTGGTCACGGCCCAGGTCGCCCTGGTACTTGGGTACGCGGGCAGCGGCGCAGTGGAGGCATCCCGTGCGTTCAAGGACCTCGGGTTCGATTCGCTGACCGCCGTGGAACTGCGCAACCGCATGGACACCGCGACCGGACTCAGCCTCCCGGCGACCCTGCTCTTCGATCATCCGACCCCGGCCGCCCTCGTGCGGTTCCTGCGGGAAGAACTGCTCGGCGGGCAGACCGCCACCACCGTGGTGCGGTCCCGCGGGACCGTGGACGACGAACCCATCGCCATCGTCGGCATGGCCTGCCGCTTTCCCGGCGGCGTCGCCTCTCCGGCGGAGCTCTGGGACCTGCTGGCCCGCGGCGAGGACGCGGTCAGCGACTTCCCCGGCGACCGCGGCTGGGACGTCGAGCGGCTCTACCACCCGGACCCCGACCACCACGGCACCTCGTACGTCCGCGAAGGCGGCTTCCTGCGGGACGTGGCCGACTTCGACCCCGGGTTCTTCGGCATCTCGCCGCGTGAGGCGACCGCCATGGACCCGCAGCAGCGGCTGCTGCTGGAGACCTCCTGGGAGGCCCTGGAGGACGCGGGGATCGACCCGGCGACGCTGCGCGGCGCCGACACCGGCGTCTTCGTCGGCACCAACGGCCAGGACTACGGCTCCTTCCTGGCCCACAGTTCCGCCGAGGTGGACGGCCACCTCGCCACCGGCACCGCGGGCAGCGTGGTCTCCGGCCGGATCTCCTACACCTTCGGCTTCGAGGGCCCCGCGGTCACCGTCGACACCGCATGCTCGTCCTCGCTGGTCGCCCTGCACTGGGCGATCCAGGCGCTGCGTTCCGGCGAGTGCTCACTGGCACTGGCCGGCGGTGTGACGATCATGTCCACACCGATGGAGTTCATCGAGTTCTCCCGCCAGCGCGCCCTCGCTCCGAACGGCCGCAGCAAGGCCTTCGCGGAGAGCGCGGACGGCGCGGGCTGGGGCGAGGGCGTCGGCCTGCTGCTGGTCGAGCGCCTGTCGGACGCCCGCCGTAACGGCCATCCGGTGCTTGCGGTGGTGCGGGGTTCGGCGGTGAACCAGGACGGTGCGTCCAACGGTCTGACGGCGCCGAACGGTCCCTCGCAGCAGCGGGTGATCCGTCAGGCGCTCGCCAACTCCGGGCTTCAGGCGTCGGATGTGGACGCGGTGGAGGCGCACGGCACCGGCACGACGCTGGGCGACCCGATCGAGGCGCAGGCCCTGCTGGCGACGTATGGCCAGGGTCGTCCGGAGGACCGGCCGTTGTGGCTGGGCTCGGTGAAGTCGAACATCGGGCACGCCCAGGCCGCGGCGGGGGTCGCCGGGGTGATGAAGATGGTGCTGGCCATGCGGCACGGTGTGCTGCCGAAGACGCTGCATGTGGATGAGCCGTCGTCGCATGTGGACTGGTCCTCGGATGCGGTGGAGTTGCTGACCGAGGCCAGGGATTGGCCGGAGAGCGGTCAGTTGCGGCGGGCAGGTGTGTCGTCCTTCGGTATCAGTGGGACGAACGCGCATGTGGTGCTGGAGCAGGCACCTGACGAGGCGCCGGCGGAGCCGGTTGAGCAGGCCCGGCCCGGGGTTCTTCCGTGGGTGCTCTCGGCGCGCTCCGAGCGGGCGTTGCTCGCGCAGGCGGGCCGGTTGGCGTCCTTTGTCAAGGACCGCGAGGAGTTGGATCCCGTCGATGTGGGGTTCTCGCTGCTGAGTACGCGGGCGGGGTTGGAGTATCGGGCGGTGGTGCTCGGTGCTGATGGTGAGGGCCTTCTCGACGGCCTGCGTGGGTTGGCTGCGGGGGTGGATCCTGCGGGTGTGGTGCGGGGTGCGACCGGTACGGGAGCTGGTAGCCGTGTGGCGCTGGTTTTCCCTGGTCAGGGGTCGCAGTGGCTGGGTATGGCGGATGAACTGCTGGCCTCCTCCCCGGTGTTTGCGGGGCGGATGGCTGAGTGTGGTGCGGCCCTGTCGGAGTTCGTGTCCTGGAAGTTGGACGAGGTTTTGTCCGACGAGGACGCGTTGGCGCGGGTTGATGTGGTGCAGCCGGTGCTGTGGGCGGTGATGGTGTCGTTGGCTGCGGTCTGGGAGGACTGCGGTGTGGTGCCGTCGGCTGTCGTGGGTCACTCCCAGGGCGAGATTGCTGCGGCATGCGTCGCCGGGGTCCTGTCCCTGCGTGATGGCGCCCGGGCGGTGGCGTTGCGCAGCCAGGCCATCGGCCGTGTCCTGGCCGGTCGCGGCGGCATGGTCTCCGTCGCCGCCTCCCGTGAGGCGGTTCAGGAGCGCATCGCCAAGTGGGGCGAGCGGGTATCCGTCGCCGCCATCAACGGGCCGACGTCGACCGTCATTTCCGGTGAGCCCGATGCCTTGCAGGAACTGCTGGCGGAGTGCGGTGAGCAGGAGGTACGGGCCCGGCAGATTCCGGTGGACTACGCCTCGCACGGCCCCCAGGTGGAGGAGCTGCGCGAGGAGCTGGCGACGGTTCTTGCCGAAGTCCGCCCCGGCCAGGGCCGTATCCCGTTCTACTCGGCGGTGCATGCTTCACCCCTCTCGGGCGAGGAGCTGGACGCCGCCTACTGGTTCGAGAATCTCCGCAATCCGGTGCGGTTCGAGGAAGCCATCCAGGCTCTCCTGGCCGACGGTCACGGCGTCTTCGTCGAGTGCAGCGCGCACCCCGTCCTCACCCCTGGTATCGAGGACACCGCCCAGCAGGAATCCGGGAGCCCCGTCGTCGTAACCGGCACCTTGCGCCGTGACGAAGGCGGCTGGCCCCGCTTCGCACACTCCCTCGCCCAACTCTGGGCGCACGGCGTCCCGGTGGACTGGAGCACCCTGCTCCCCACCGGCCGGCGGATCGACCTCCCCACCTATGCCTTCCAACGACAGCGCTACTGGCTGTCGGCCTCAGCGGGTACGCAGGATGCCGCCGGTCTCGGGCTGCAACCGGTTGAGCATCCGCTTGTCCCGGCCGCTGTTTCCATGGCCGGTACGGACACGGTCGTCCTCACCGGGCGGATCAGTGCGGCCACCCACCCGTGGATCGCCGATCACACCGTCCGGGGCGTCACCATCCTCCCCGGCACCGGCTTTGTGGACCTTGCCATCAGGGCGGGTGACCAGGTCGGTTGCCCCAGGGTCGAGGAGCTGGTGCTGGAGGCCCCGTTGATCCTCTCGGATCAGGGTGGGGTGCAGCTCCAGGTCAGCGTGGGTGCTCCGGATGGTCAGGGCCGCCGATCGGTCACGGTGCACTCGCGGGCCGATGACGCGCTCGACGGTGAGCCGTGGACCGGGCACGCCACCGGACTTCTCGGACCGGACACCGCCGACGGCAGCGGCACCGGCCTCGACGTGTGGCCCCCTCAGGGAGCCACCCCGGTGGACCTGGACGGTATTTACGACCAGCTGGCCGCGGCCGGAGTGGACTACGGGCCCGTGTTCCAGGGCCTGCGGGAGGTCTGGCGTCAGGGTGACGACCTCTACGCGGAGGTGACCCTGCCGCAGGACCAGCGGGACGAGGCCGAGCGGTTCGGGCTGCACCCGGCTCTGCTCGACTCCGTACTGCACGCCCTGTCCTGGTCCCCGCTCGCGGAGCAGGAGGGTGGCCCCTGGATGCCCTTCACCTGGAACGGCGTCTCGCTCTTCGCGACCGGGGCGACCACCCTGCGGGCCCGCCTCCGCACCGCGCCCACCGGGGCGGTGACACTGGACATCGCCGACGGCCTCGGTGAGCCCATCGCCTCCGTCGACGCGCTGCGGCTCCGCGCCGTCACCGCTACCGCGCTGACCGGCGCCGCACCGCGCGACACCCTCTTCCGGCCCGAGTGGACGACCCTCCACGGGCCGAAGTTCACCGGCTCCTGGGCCGTGCTCGGTGCGGACCGCGCGGGTCTGACGGCCGCGTTCACGGGGGACGGCGACACTTACGCCGATCTCGCCGCGCTCACCGCGGCGGTCGAGGCGGGCGCACCCGTCCCCGAGGCCGTACTGACCGTCGCACCGCGCAGCGATCAGGACGGATTCCTCCCGGGGGCGGTACACGGCACCGTGCGTGACGCCCTGGAACTCATCCAGCACTGGCTGGCCGACGACCGGTTCGCCACCTCCCGTCTGGTGCTGGTGACCAGCGGCGCCATGGCGGCCGAGGCCACCGACCCGGTGACCGACCTGCCGCACGCCGCCACCTGGGGGCTGTTCCGGTCCGCCCAGTCCGAGCACCCCGGCCGGTTCGTCCTCGTCGATCTGGACGAGCAGGACTCCTCGGCCGCCGCCCTGCCGGAGGTCATCGGCTCCGGTGAACCCCAGGCAGTGGTCCGGGCCGGTACGCCCCGCGCCGTACGGCTCGCCCGGGTCCACCTGACCGGTGAGGCGCCGGCCTTCGACGCACAGGGCACGGTGCTGATCACTGGCGGCACGGGCATGATCGGCACCCTGGTGGCCCGTCATCTGGTGACACAGCACGGGATACGCCATCTCGTGCTCACCAGCCGCCGTGGTGCGGCGAGCCCGGGGGCCGCGGAACTGCGGGACGAACTGGCCGCACTCGGGGCGGACGTCACCCTCGCCGCCTGCGACGCCGCGGACCGGACCGCGTTGGCGGAGCTGCTGGCGGCAGTTCCGCAGGACCGTCCGCTGACCGCGGTCGTGCACGCGGCCGGGGTGGTCGAGGACAGTGTGGTCACCTCGCTCACCCCGGGGCATCTGGACACCGTGCTGCGGCCCAAGGTGGACGCGGCCTGGAACCTGCACGAGCTCACCAAGGACCTGGGCCTGTCGGCGTTCATCCTGTTCTCCTCGGCTGCCGCGCACTTCGGCAACGCCGGGCAGGGCAACTACGCCGCCGCCAACGCCTTCTTGGACGCCCTGGCACACCACCGGCGCGCCGAGGGCCTGCCCGCCGTCTCGATGGCGTGGAGCGTCTGGGCCGAGCGGGTCCAGGCCACGGACCAGAGCGAGGAGATGCGGGCGGAGCGGATCTCGGCGGGAGCGATCACCGCGGAACTCGGTATGGTCCTCTTCGACCACGCCCGCCGGGCCGGCGAACCGGTGCTGGTGCCGATTCCGCTGGACATCCCGGCGATCCGGGCCCTGCCGAAGGACCGGATACCGATCCTGCTGCACGGTCTGATGCCGGGCGACACCCGGCGGTCGGCCGGCACCGAGGGGCCGGGCGAGAAGGGCTGGGCGGACCGGCTGATCGCCATGCCGGCGGACAAGCAGCGGGAGACCGTGCTGGCCCTGGTGCGTACCCAGGTCGCGTCGGTTCTCGCCTACGAGTCGGCCGATCAGGTCGAGGACCACCGGCCCTTCAAGGACCTGGGGTTCGACTCGCTGACCGCCGTCAAGCTGCGCAATCAGCTCGCCGCGGTCGGCGGCCTGACCCTGCCCGCCACCCTGGTCTTCGACCATCCGACTCCGGTCGCGCTCGCCGAGTTCCTGCGGGCGGAACTGGTACCGGCCGAAGCGGACCCCTCGGCCCGGCTGCTCGCCGAGCTCGACCGGATCGCCGCCGGGCTGCCGGAGATCGACCCCGACGCCGCCGGCCGGGACAAGATCACCGCCCGGCTGCGCAGCATCTTGTGGCAGTGGGACGAGAGCAGGAACGGCGAGGGTCCGGAGAACTCCGAAGAGGACTTCGACTCAGCCACCGATGACGAACTCTTCGACGCTCTCGACAACGAACTCGGAATGTCCTAA